Proteins encoded within one genomic window of Acidobacteriota bacterium:
- a CDS encoding alanine racemase: MNIDRRDFIRYGAAGMGASVLLGAGTDDPVRPARRDTGQKEEDVVKPPGRETLIADHALSWWIEKYKLPLHVYVAPVIERNVKAFKQVFHQLYPKGHIRFAAKACTHPAVFRVVLREGAGIDVASYFETRCALEAGADPKQLDLNGNCKEDFLIEQAIRTDMLIVADSLEEFQLVSGVAKRMGKSPRVVLRVSGFELGRVTAEAVFTAGKWTKFGTSLDEVPAFLQTLDSHPHVRLLGFHTHIGSQIADLEPYLAVLGKLIELGHLLKGTGRNCEIINIGGGFPISYVDREEWDRFMERTREGYLAARKGDPSRLFLWNNRTGGLDIGPDGGVNSSNWNDEKFFSPYPKEKMVEAILRGKVAVRGESAGTVDALKALGEPAFVIEPGRSVVGDSAVTLARVAHVRKVGGGHNLLTLEMGVTSFGTALVYIPVHHWEIASDPERRDPEPFEAFVGGNLCFSGDMLAKYKVSLQRKPVRGDVVLIRDTGSYDAQFFASNPNSFPRPARVLVESDGKLTVMRKRDTYEEVFSR; the protein is encoded by the coding sequence GTGAACATCGACCGGCGGGACTTCATCCGGTACGGCGCCGCCGGGATGGGCGCCTCGGTGCTCCTCGGGGCCGGGACGGACGACCCGGTCCGTCCCGCTCGACGGGATACGGGCCAGAAGGAGGAGGACGTCGTGAAACCCCCGGGCAGGGAAACCTTAATCGCCGATCACGCGCTCTCGTGGTGGATCGAAAAGTACAAACTCCCCCTGCACGTCTACGTCGCTCCCGTCATCGAACGGAACGTGAAGGCGTTCAAACAGGTGTTCCATCAGCTTTACCCGAAGGGGCACATCCGCTTCGCGGCGAAGGCCTGCACCCACCCGGCGGTCTTCCGGGTCGTCCTCCGCGAGGGCGCCGGGATCGACGTGGCGTCCTACTTCGAGACCCGGTGTGCGCTGGAGGCCGGGGCGGACCCGAAGCAGCTCGACCTCAACGGCAACTGCAAGGAGGACTTCCTCATCGAGCAGGCCATCCGGACGGACATGCTGATCGTGGCCGACAGCCTCGAGGAGTTCCAACTCGTCTCCGGGGTGGCGAAAAGGATGGGGAAGAGCCCCCGGGTCGTCCTGAGGGTCAGCGGGTTCGAACTGGGCCGCGTCACCGCCGAGGCCGTCTTCACCGCCGGAAAGTGGACCAAGTTCGGGACCAGCCTGGACGAAGTCCCCGCCTTCCTGCAGACGCTGGACAGCCACCCCCACGTCCGCCTCCTGGGCTTCCACACCCACATCGGCTCCCAGATCGCCGACCTGGAGCCTTACCTGGCCGTCCTGGGCAAGCTGATCGAACTGGGGCACCTCCTGAAAGGGACCGGGCGGAACTGCGAGATCATCAACATCGGCGGAGGCTTTCCCATCTCCTATGTGGACAGGGAGGAGTGGGACCGGTTCATGGAGCGGACCCGGGAAGGCTATCTCGCCGCGCGGAAGGGGGACCCGAGCCGCCTCTTCCTGTGGAACAACCGTACGGGAGGCCTGGACATCGGTCCCGACGGCGGGGTGAACTCCTCGAACTGGAACGACGAGAAATTCTTCAGCCCCTATCCCAAGGAAAAGATGGTGGAAGCCATTCTCAGGGGCAAGGTCGCGGTCCGGGGGGAGAGCGCGGGCACCGTGGACGCCCTGAAGGCCCTGGGGGAACCCGCCTTCGTGATCGAGCCCGGCCGGAGCGTCGTGGGGGACTCGGCTGTCACACTGGCCCGGGTGGCCCACGTCCGGAAGGTCGGGGGAGGGCACAACCTGTTGACCCTGGAGATGGGCGTGACCAGTTTCGGGACCGCCCTGGTCTACATCCCGGTCCACCACTGGGAGATCGCCAGCGACCCGGAGCGCAGGGACCCAGAGCCCTTCGAGGCCTTCGTGGGGGGAAACCTCTGCTTCTCCGGCGACATGCTGGCCAAGTACAAGGTGTCACTCCAGCGGAAACCGGTCCGGGGCGACGTGGTCCTCATCCGCGACACCGGCTCCTACGACGCCCAGTTCTTCGCGTCCAACCCGAACTCCTTCCCCCGCCCGGCCCGGGTCCTGGTGGAAAGCGACGGCAAACTGACGGTGATGCGGAAGCGGGACACCTACGAAGAGGTGTTCTCCCGCTGA